Proteins encoded in a region of the Anaerobacillus sp. CMMVII genome:
- a CDS encoding thiolase family protein yields MREAVIVEAVRTPMGKRKGLLQHIRPDDLAAIVLKEVVNRANISADLVEDVIMGCVTQSGEQAGDIARVAALIAGFPDTVPGTTIDRQCGSSQQAIHFAAQAILSGDMDIVIAGGVESMSRVQMGSNYQGASLSENLTKQYEIIHQGLSAERIVDKWEMSREELDQFSLESHLKAVQAQKEGRFKREIVKVEVTLPDGSVVTVHDDEGPRPDTTIEKLSSLNPVFKKDGSIHAGNSSQISDGAGAVLIMSRERAEQLGLKPKFKILTRVVVGSDPTLMLTAPIPATVKALEKSGLAIDEIDIFEVNEAFSSVPLAWLKETGADASKLNPNGGAIALGHPLGASGVRLMITMMHELERTGGRYGLQTMCEGHGMANATIIERL; encoded by the coding sequence ATGAGAGAAGCTGTCATAGTTGAAGCGGTCAGGACCCCAATGGGGAAACGAAAAGGTTTGCTGCAACATATTCGTCCAGATGATTTAGCAGCAATTGTTTTAAAAGAGGTGGTCAATCGCGCAAATATATCAGCAGATTTAGTAGAGGATGTAATCATGGGGTGTGTTACGCAATCTGGTGAGCAGGCAGGGGATATTGCTAGAGTCGCAGCGCTTATTGCTGGTTTTCCAGATACTGTTCCAGGGACAACGATCGATCGTCAATGCGGATCAAGTCAGCAAGCAATCCATTTTGCTGCGCAAGCAATTTTAAGTGGTGATATGGATATTGTTATTGCCGGTGGTGTTGAAAGTATGTCCCGGGTTCAAATGGGTTCAAATTATCAAGGTGCATCACTAAGTGAGAACTTAACGAAACAATATGAGATCATTCACCAAGGCTTATCAGCCGAACGAATTGTAGATAAATGGGAGATGAGCCGTGAAGAGCTTGATCAATTTTCGTTAGAGAGCCATTTGAAAGCGGTTCAAGCACAAAAAGAGGGAAGATTTAAAAGAGAAATAGTCAAAGTTGAAGTAACCTTACCTGATGGCTCTGTAGTAACCGTTCATGATGATGAAGGGCCAAGACCAGATACGACTATTGAAAAGTTGAGTAGTTTAAATCCGGTATTTAAGAAGGATGGTAGTATTCACGCCGGGAACTCAAGCCAAATTAGTGATGGGGCCGGGGCCGTGTTAATCATGTCGAGAGAACGTGCCGAACAACTTGGATTGAAACCGAAGTTTAAGATTTTGACAAGAGTGGTCGTTGGTTCAGATCCAACACTTATGCTAACCGCCCCAATTCCGGCGACGGTAAAAGCATTAGAAAAGTCAGGATTAGCCATTGACGAGATTGATATTTTCGAAGTCAACGAAGCGTTCTCTTCAGTTCCGCTCGCTTGGTTAAAGGAGACAGGTGCCGATGCCAGCAAGTTAAATCCCAATGGTGGAGCAATCGCATTAGGACATCCTCTTGGTGCAAGTGGTGTTCGGTTAATGATTACGATGATGCATGAACTAGAACGAACAGGTGGGCGTTATGGTCTTCAAACCATGTGTGAAGGTCATGGAATGGCTAATGCCACAATTATTGAGCGTCTATAA
- a CDS encoding CaiB/BaiF CoA-transferase family protein produces the protein MLKGIRIIDFSLYLPGPYATLRLADLGAEVIKVEPPEGDPARLLGDKKNGTGLVFLANNRNKKSITLNLKDEKDQKLALDLIKESDVVIESFRPGVAEKLGISYEQLKKVQPQLIYCSISGYGQSGSMSTLGSHDLNYMSLSGALAQLKSETGVPVQPTNTFADLIAGIAANEAILSALIGLERTGEGCHIDLAITDVMATLMTNHLLVEQEKGKQDGIAPLGGETISYKIYETKAKRFVSLAALEKKFWINFCLGLGRDDWIDAHLSLASEKHPIFQELKQLFLTKSLEEWTQFGLTVDCCLTPILETGELSKFEYFNERGRIVDTDWGIRQILTQPQTVIEDSTPPPEKGEHREEIVNLLNSSKVLKGEMK, from the coding sequence ATGCTGAAAGGGATACGAATCATTGACTTTTCTCTTTACCTTCCAGGCCCATATGCAACCCTTCGTTTAGCAGATTTAGGAGCAGAGGTCATAAAGGTAGAACCTCCTGAAGGTGATCCTGCTCGTTTGTTAGGTGATAAAAAGAATGGAACTGGACTTGTTTTTTTGGCGAATAATCGCAATAAAAAAAGCATTACTTTAAACCTAAAAGATGAGAAAGATCAAAAACTAGCATTGGATTTAATAAAAGAATCAGATGTTGTGATTGAAAGTTTTCGTCCTGGAGTTGCAGAAAAGCTGGGAATATCCTATGAACAGCTTAAGAAAGTTCAACCGCAACTCATATATTGTTCAATATCAGGTTACGGTCAATCTGGAAGCATGAGTACACTTGGGAGTCATGATTTAAACTATATGTCACTTAGCGGAGCCCTTGCTCAACTAAAATCTGAAACTGGCGTACCTGTTCAGCCAACGAATACGTTTGCGGATCTAATTGCAGGAATCGCCGCAAATGAAGCGATTTTAAGCGCACTCATAGGTCTCGAACGTACAGGTGAAGGGTGTCATATTGATCTCGCTATCACTGATGTTATGGCTACATTGATGACAAACCACCTTTTAGTAGAACAAGAAAAGGGGAAGCAAGATGGGATTGCACCTCTTGGCGGAGAAACTATTTCATATAAGATTTATGAAACAAAAGCTAAACGTTTTGTGAGTCTAGCTGCTCTTGAAAAAAAGTTTTGGATAAATTTCTGTCTCGGTCTAGGTAGGGATGATTGGATCGATGCTCATCTCTCACTTGCTTCTGAAAAACATCCAATTTTTCAAGAATTGAAACAGCTATTTTTAACAAAAAGCTTAGAGGAATGGACACAATTTGGCTTAACTGTAGATTGCTGCTTAACGCCAATTTTGGAAACCGGAGAGCTTTCTAAATTCGAGTATTTTAACGAACGTGGCAGAATTGTTGATACAGACTGGGGGATAAGACAAATTTTAACACAGCCGCAAACCGTTATTGAGGATTCAACACCACCACCAGAAAAAGGTGAACATAGGGAAGAAATAGTTAATCTACTAAACTCATCTAAAGTTTTGAAAGGGGAAATGAAGTGA
- a CDS encoding long-chain fatty acid--CoA ligase gives MMNVPLTVGAMLERAEKYFPKKEVISRTSSRISRFTYKEIGQRTRRLASALETLGIAQGDRVGTLAWNHHRHLEVYFAAPGMGAVLHTINIRLSPEHITYIINHAEDKVLLIDEDLMPLIERIKDQLTTVKAFIIMTDKDELPNTNLTPVYSYEDLLKKADPGYEFASDIDENSAAGMCYTSATTGSPKGVVYSHRGIVLHSYAMALADTAALSETDRCMPVVPMFHANAWGLPFAATWLGTTQILPGPQFTPKLLAQLIETEKVTITAGVPTIWLGLLNELESGNYDTSSVRAVLCGGSAAPLGMIRAYETKYNMPFLHAYGMTETSPLVTLSRLKSYQTDLPEEEKLHVRAKQGLLVPGLEMKVVGANGEVAWDGEEMGELLIRGPWIADSYYNDDRSEEAFKDGWLHTGDVVNVDEEGVIKIVDRTKDLIKSGGEWISSVDLENALMAHEAVFEASVVAIPHQEWQERPIACVVLKEGYQNTTKEDLLEFLKPQFAKWWLPDDIVFLEEIPKTSVGKFLKRALRDKVKNHLVK, from the coding sequence ATGATGAACGTTCCATTAACCGTAGGAGCTATGTTAGAGCGGGCAGAAAAATATTTTCCTAAAAAAGAGGTGATTTCAAGGACTTCCTCTCGTATCTCACGTTTTACGTATAAAGAAATTGGTCAACGAACACGTCGGCTTGCGAGTGCGTTAGAAACATTAGGTATTGCACAAGGTGACCGAGTGGGTACGTTGGCATGGAACCATCATCGGCATTTAGAAGTCTATTTTGCCGCACCTGGGATGGGAGCAGTGTTACACACGATTAATATTCGCCTATCTCCAGAACATATCACCTATATTATTAATCACGCAGAAGATAAAGTTCTTTTAATCGATGAGGATTTAATGCCTCTTATTGAACGAATTAAAGACCAATTGACGACCGTAAAGGCATTTATCATCATGACCGATAAGGATGAGTTACCAAATACAAATTTAACACCTGTCTACTCATACGAAGATTTGTTGAAAAAAGCAGACCCAGGTTACGAATTCGCTAGTGACATTGACGAAAATTCAGCAGCTGGAATGTGTTATACATCTGCAACTACAGGGAGTCCTAAAGGTGTCGTCTATTCCCACCGTGGCATTGTCTTACATAGCTATGCAATGGCGCTTGCTGATACGGCAGCACTTTCAGAAACTGATCGCTGTATGCCAGTAGTTCCAATGTTTCATGCGAATGCTTGGGGCTTACCGTTTGCAGCCACTTGGTTAGGGACGACACAAATTCTCCCGGGTCCGCAGTTTACACCAAAATTGCTTGCGCAGCTGATTGAAACAGAAAAAGTGACTATCACTGCAGGGGTGCCAACGATTTGGCTGGGGCTATTAAATGAATTAGAAAGTGGAAACTATGATACAAGTAGTGTTCGTGCAGTTTTATGTGGCGGTTCGGCAGCACCTCTTGGAATGATCCGCGCGTATGAGACAAAATATAACATGCCGTTTCTTCATGCTTATGGTATGACCGAAACAAGTCCACTTGTAACGCTCTCGAGATTAAAGAGTTATCAAACTGATCTACCTGAAGAGGAAAAACTACATGTTCGAGCGAAACAAGGTTTACTCGTACCAGGTCTTGAGATGAAAGTCGTCGGTGCAAATGGCGAGGTAGCTTGGGACGGAGAAGAAATGGGAGAATTACTTATTCGCGGCCCTTGGATTGCCGACAGTTATTATAATGATGATCGATCTGAAGAAGCGTTTAAAGATGGATGGCTTCATACTGGTGATGTTGTTAACGTTGATGAAGAAGGGGTTATCAAAATTGTTGACCGCACGAAGGATCTAATAAAAAGTGGTGGCGAATGGATTTCTTCCGTTGATTTAGAGAATGCTTTGATGGCACATGAAGCTGTATTTGAAGCGAGTGTCGTCGCAATTCCCCACCAAGAATGGCAAGAACGACCAATTGCCTGTGTTGTTCTAAAGGAAGGTTATCAGAATACAACCAAAGAAGATTTGCTGGAATTTTTAAAGCCTCAATTTGCAAAATGGTGGTTACCTGATGACATTGTCTTTTTGGAGGAAATCCCTAAAACATCAGTAGGAAAGTTTTTGAAACGGGCGTTAAGAGATAAAGTAAAAAATCATTTAGTCAAGTAG
- a CDS encoding DUF4145 domain-containing protein: protein MTSIFAFVEKFSKELAELAYRIEEQLYDQPQAALMQGRLFSEELVKLISNEEGIEEVFGLKHAERIHKLYRQNAIEEDLYMKLELVRKKGNKAVHDLKEAEIIDVLQVHQYLYELSVWYMQVYVSYDFEAPKYELPLKKTVENTDLDTLIKPYLEQAYQKIDEMWNEVNQQLQALRAEKELAEPSIKTNKVPTIKGTLVIKEKDMLYKTFYKNNFILTNETTKAAEFEHGSNKEVVYLLPNKKISIVLNPETIAEDLKTSERVSHSTALRRFPKQIRNGKTPISYGYSFKFKTKIELDQFLQSFGGALDELN, encoded by the coding sequence ATGACATCTATTTTTGCTTTTGTAGAAAAATTTTCAAAGGAATTGGCTGAACTGGCTTATCGAATTGAAGAGCAATTATACGATCAACCTCAAGCTGCATTAATGCAGGGTCGTTTATTTAGTGAAGAGCTTGTGAAGCTGATTAGTAATGAAGAGGGAATTGAAGAAGTTTTTGGGCTTAAGCACGCGGAAAGAATACATAAGTTATACCGTCAAAATGCAATTGAAGAAGACCTATATATGAAATTAGAATTGGTTAGGAAGAAAGGAAATAAAGCAGTCCATGATCTCAAGGAAGCGGAAATTATCGATGTACTGCAGGTCCACCAGTACTTGTATGAGCTAAGTGTTTGGTATATGCAAGTGTATGTCAGCTACGATTTTGAAGCACCTAAATATGAGTTACCTCTAAAGAAGACTGTAGAAAACACCGATCTGGACACCTTAATTAAACCATATTTAGAACAGGCGTATCAAAAAATTGATGAGATGTGGAATGAGGTTAACCAACAACTTCAAGCGTTAAGAGCCGAAAAAGAGCTTGCAGAACCTTCAATAAAGACGAATAAAGTGCCAACGATAAAAGGGACTTTAGTGATCAAAGAGAAAGACATGTTATATAAAACGTTTTATAAAAATAATTTTATTTTAACAAACGAAACAACGAAGGCTGCAGAATTTGAGCATGGTAGTAATAAAGAAGTTGTTTACTTACTACCTAATAAAAAAATAAGTATCGTACTAAACCCAGAAACAATTGCAGAAGACCTTAAAACTAGTGAACGCGTTAGCCACAGTACGGCACTAAGAAGATTCCCTAAGCAAATAAGGAATGGAAAAACGCCGATTAGCTATGGTTATTCGTTTAAATTTAAAACGAAAATTGAATTAGATCAATTTTTACAAAGTTTTGGAGGTGCCCTTGATGAACTCAATTAA